AATTTAGAGATCTGGATGATAGTTTCTtaccactgtgttcctgttaatgataaactgCAAATTTACCCCAAAGTACTAAAGTatcgatattttaatatgagaattGATTCCAGAACATAAATTACTGGAAGCAGAAGATTCGATATTTCCGTTGACTGATGAGGAtaacatgcaaaacaaaaacattttataaaaaaaaaccaaaccccaCAATGGTGGGgagggaaacaaagagaaagtgATTTCTTTTTCCCACTATAACCGTGTTTACAGGCCATTCCCGTGTttatctctctcacacactcgaccaaacaacaaatacaaaatgaaacaaaaaataagttaaaaatcaaaatgtctCTTCCAGCAAACAGTAAAAAACCTCCAACATAATGTTAAGTCTTTTGTGTGATTGGCGCATctggaacaaaaaaaacttaataaTCCAACAATTAGctatattaatactgaaataaacaagaaataaaGGCAAAATATTCACTCCAAACACAACTTTCTTCTAAACGCACAAATCAGTCCATGCAGGATTACATTGCTCCAGCGATCAAAACGTCGCATGCACGAATACATCGCATATCGTCATTTTCTGGACTGAAGAATGTCGGTTGGAAATTGTTTACATATCGCCGAACCTTTTAGACTGGTTACATTAAATCATCCCAGGATGTGGGCTAAATGTCTGTCTCCATGGAGTCTCAGACCTAAGTCGATGAAGCAGAGACCCTCATATTCTTCGAATGCACTTcaacaggtgtataaaatcgaGCAGCCAGTCATacagtctgcctttacaaaccTTTGTGAAAAACGGGTCAGCTCGCTGAATTAAAGTGTAGTGTGATAATAGGATGCCACCATTTGAATAAGCCAGCTTGTTAAAATTCTTTCCTTCCTACACATTCCACGATTATTGTGAAGTGGAAGTGTTTAGGCACAAAGTGGCAGACCAGTGTTGAGGCGCATAAGTGTAAAAGTTACCATCAGAAAAACCTCggtccttttctttctttcattgtcTTTAACAAACAAACTGGTGTCATAAAATCCCATCTCACTAAAGGTGAGTATATTCAACTATAAACTAATGAAGAAAAAATGTCTGTACAATCCACCGCTCTCCAACCACACATTTCTCCAACATCAACTAAATGTGTTTGTCAAATCTCATCAGGCTTGTCCCACAGGGGCTACTTTATTCATATAAAATAGAAAAGGATACCctatactgtcattatattgtcattgtacatgtatatGTTACTCAGGTTTATTCAGACCATGGCTCAGACTGGTGAGGTGAGTGGGTGTGGGGGCATTTATCGTTCCTGGCAGTCTGCATATAGTGGGGCAGAAAAGTAATTTGTGTATAGAATCCAGGAGTTgtaaaagagacaaaaagagaAGAGGACTGACGTTCTTGTTCCTGaaggtggttctttgtgtctctGATGGTGTGTTTGTGGTCACGCTGCAGAATCAGGCCAAGGTCTCTCTGTTAACTGCAGAGCATCAGACCTTATCTGTGATCCTCCCAATGGTTTCTCTCTGTGTGCCCCAGGGTGATGGAGAGCTCTCATTAAAGCTGCAGAGCAGTGAGAATGTCCAGCTTCAGGACTTCATGGAGGACTTTGGCTTCTTgggagtgctgctgctgctgatgtcattgttctcttctctctctttctctgactgtttgtttgttaaatccatttttcaacatttccatctttttgttttgcaggctactttatttatttgttcctttgttatttaaaaaaataatattgccAGATTTCTGGAGAAGAGGCAAAGGGACACTGGAAGACACCAAAACATGACACAAACATGATCAAACGTTCAAATCTTAGATATTTATTAGCAGAGAAGTTAAGATTTATATCTTATCAAATGAACTACAGGAAAAGGAAGTGAAGCTAAAACAAGCAGTGAGATACAAAAAACCCTTAAAAAAATATAGAGAAAGAGTATCACAGCAGAGGTCGTGCTTGTGTAGAAGCAGGGTTATGACGGCTGTGATGATGATGGGAGTGACACAAGCTGTCGTGTGTGTCTCTGCTTCACGTGTGGgctgcagagagacaaacatgaCATAATGTGAGACCCACTGCGCTGACAGCTGTGATGTGCTTCAGTGTTTAGCAGTGAGGTGTACTTACGGGAGCAGAGGTGCTGCTGGTGTTGGTGCTCctctcactgacagtcactcTCATAGCTGCAGGGCTGCCCCTCTCTCTCCACTCCCCCCTCTGTCTGCTGCCTTTATTAACACAGCAGAAGAAGTCACCTCGGTCCTCCAGCTGGACTCGCTCCACCGTCAGTGACAGGTCTCCCAGTACAAACCAGTCAGACCTCATAGACGCTCTGCCCTCAAATCCAGTCCCATGTCTGACCTCCCCGGAGGAGAGGCTCTGGTTCAGCACCAGCTCTCCGTCTCTTTCCCACACAACAGATTCCACGGCGTCCCCCTCAGTGTGGAAATAACACGGCAGCGTGAGCGTGTCTCCTTCAGGCACAGAGAGGTTGTTGTTGGAGATGATGAGGACCTCCAGCTGGATGGTGGTGACAAGCTGCCCGGCGAAGGTGAACTCGTAGTTGTAGTTCACACAGGTTAGCCACAAGCTGAGCATGGATCTTTGCTCCACCCGCTCTCTGTAGCTCTCTCCCAGCTTCTCCCAGGCGTTTACCAGCTGGGCCACAGTCCGAGGACTGTCATCCCTCAGCCGGTAGATCAGACTGAATTCCTGCGCGTCACACTTCACATCAGCTTTTAACTCTACAGACTCTCCCAGAATCGCCAGTTTTCCACAGCAGCCATCTAAaagcacacagagagcaaaaaaGATGGAGACTGCACCACCCGACATCGTAGCTCAGGAAGGATGATCTCAGTGCTGAGAGCAAGTTGAGGTTGGAAACTTCTCTATTGGTGATGAAGTCTCTGCGTGCTGCTTTCTGAGCTCTGACTCTGCGTTTTAAAGGCTGGTGGAGA
The sequence above is a segment of the Oreochromis aureus strain Israel breed Guangdong linkage group 3, ZZ_aureus, whole genome shotgun sequence genome. Coding sequences within it:
- the LOC120432709 gene encoding uncharacterized protein LOC120432709 codes for the protein MSGGAVSIFFALCVLLDGCCGKLAILGESVELKADVKCDAQEFSLIYRLRDDSPRTVAQLVNAWEKLGESYRERVEQRSMLSLWLTCVNYNYEFTFAGQLVTTIQLEVLIISNNNLSVPEGDTLTLPCYFHTEGDAVESVVWERDGELVLNQSLSSGEVRHGTGFEGRASMRSDWFVLGDLSLTVERVQLEDRGDFFCCVNKGSRQRGEWRERGSPAAMRVTVSERSTNTSSTSAPPTREAETHTTACVTPIIITAVITLLLHKHDLCCDTLSLYFFKGFLYLTACFSFTSFSCSSFDKI